In the genome of Corythoichthys intestinalis isolate RoL2023-P3 chromosome 19, ASM3026506v1, whole genome shotgun sequence, one region contains:
- the LOC130908007 gene encoding serine/threonine-protein kinase Nek2-like has translation MTSPLSGYDVLYTIGMSSHGKCQKIRRKSDGRVLVWKETCYDTLTESETETLMSEGKFLKNLKHPNIVRCYDYIVDSTNTKLYIVMEDCMGGNLASLIASSAREKRHLDEQFIVRVITQLTSALKKFHRKSESRSNFLHPNLKPDNIFLDSEQNVKLGNLSYTPTLHYNDKCSIRSLGCLLYELCTLRRYFPGPEQKVLTKKATGTFIRIPEQYSNELSILLNSMLSLTDYLRPSLESLLQSNVLAKTVIEEAKKEQVLHQRHVEQVKKNKRVRLARKNKENLPPGDPQLLGSCWHGNIGWVEGRRISQMSRIPLDVLGHFKVFGYLHEMRCNNVAEVPLFGLHNSQSYD, from the exons ATGACATCGCCACTTAGTGGATACGATGTCCTTTACACAATTGGAATGAGTTCCCATGGAAAATGCCAGAAGATACGACGGAAATCCGATGGAAGA GTTCTGGTGTGGAAAGAGACTTGTTATGACACTTTGACGGAAAGCGAGACCGAGACGCTGATGTCCGAAGGGAAATTCCTGAAGAACCTGAAGCACCCAAACATTGTGAGATGTTACGACTACATCGTCGACAGCACTAACACCAAGCTGTACATTGTTATGGAAGACTGCATGGGTGGCAACCTGGCTAGCCTTATTGCCTCTTCAGCAAGAGAAAA ACGTCATTTGGATGAACAGTTCATCGTGCGAGTCATCACCCAGCTCACATCAGCCCTCAAAAAGTTTCACAGGAAGAGTGAAAGCAGGTCCAACTTCCTTCATCCCAACTTAAAACCGGACAACATTTTCCTGGATAGCGAGCAGAATGTAAAGCTTGGAAATCTCTCCTACACACCCACG TTGCACTACAATGACAAATGTAGCATACGGTCACTGGGCTGTTTGCTGTACGAGTTATGTACTCTCCG CCGTTATTTTCCTGGGCCAGAACAAAAAGTACTCACAAAGAAGGCAACAGGGACATTCATAAGAATCCCTGAACAGTACTCCAACGAACTAAGCATATTGCTTAACAGCATGCTCAGTTTGACA GACTACCTGAGACCATCATTGGAATCCCTCCTCCAAAGCAATGTGCTGGCTAAAACAGTCATTGAGGAAGCAAAGAAGGAGCAGGTGCTGCATCAGAGGCATGTAGAGCAAGTTAAGAAGAATAAGAGGGTACGGCTTGCTCGCAAAAACAAGGAAAACCTTCCACCTGGTGATCCTCAACTT CTCGGTAGCTGTTGGCATGGCAACATTGGTTGGGTGGAGGGCCGGCGCATCTCTCAGATGTCCCGTATTCCGCTGGACGTGCTTGGTCATTTCAAGG TCTTTGGCTACTTGCATGAAATGCGCTGCAACAACGTCGCTGAAGTGCCTCTCTTCGGTCTTCATAACAGTCAAAGCTACGACTGA